The Salicibibacter halophilus DNA window TTTCCCAAGCTAGGTTTTTCTTATATGTTCCATCCACTTTTCCTTAAACGGCGCATATTCCCCACCTACTCTCCCTCCTGATTAGGCACCTATCCTTTTTGCGTGTTTTGTTCCAACGCATCTGTGATAGAGCCTGGATTCTACACATATGTATAGTTGAGGAGGGATCCTTGTGAAGCGACTGCCAAAACGGATTAACAAGTGGTTAACAAAAGGGATGGAAGTACCGGCAGATGTCACGATGGGAGTGCCGAGGGTAACGATGATCGGTCATCTGCACGTTTATATAGAAAATCACCAAGGCATTCTTTCTTTTACTCCCCAACGCATACTCATCCGTCTTTCCGAAGGGATATTGGAAGTTAAGGGGGAAGCGCTGATTATCAAGGCTATTTTGCCTGAAGAATTGATTGTGGAAGGAAAGATCGAGCAAGTCACACATATGGGGGAGAGGTGAGGCAGTTTTGATGTTTAAGAAAAATCCGGACTGGCTAGGCTTGGTAGAGATGAAGGTTGAGGGGGAGGAACTTGAAACATTCATCAATCACTGTGTGGAAAACGATATTGCCCTCTCGGAAATCCGGAGGACAAGCAGCGGAACGAAATTGCAGGCAACGATACGAATTGCAGACGTTAAGCCATTGCGTAAAGTCGCAAAAATGACGAATGTCTCGGTGCGGTTTGGCAAACGTCGCGGACTTTATTTGTTCACTCGTCAATGGCGGCGGCGTTTTGGTTTTATTGTAGGAATTTTGGCATTTTGCGCTGTTCTGGTTCTTCTTTCCCAAATGGTTTGGCGCGTAGATATTGAAGGGGCGTCTCCGGGAATTGAACATGAAATTGAAGAATGG harbors:
- the yqfC gene encoding sporulation protein YqfC; the encoded protein is MKRLPKRINKWLTKGMEVPADVTMGVPRVTMIGHLHVYIENHQGILSFTPQRILIRLSEGILEVKGEALIIKAILPEELIVEGKIEQVTHMGER